A single Nomascus leucogenys isolate Asia chromosome 14, Asia_NLE_v1, whole genome shotgun sequence DNA region contains:
- the CPSF4L gene encoding putative cleavage and polyadenylation specificity factor subunit 4-like protein isoform X1, translating into MVVCKHWLRGLCKKGDHCKFLHQYDLTRMPECYFYSKFGDCSNKECPFLHVKPAFKSQDCPWYDQGFCKDGPLCKYRHVPRIMCLNYLVGFCPEGPKCQFAQALSDVQVNTTYASAAALWINRDKCKDPEATSNDCYYLLPLQIILFLFYKFRNKSIKHNEKFVSLSSVSVH; encoded by the exons ATGGTGGTGTGCAAGCACTGGCTCCGGGGGCTGTGCAAGAAGGGTGATCACTGCAAGTTCCTGCACCAGTATGACCTCACCAGGATGCCTGAGTGCTACTTCTACTCCAAGTTTG GTGACTGCAGCAACAAGGAGTGTCCCTTCCTCCATGTGAAGCCAGCTTTCAAGTCCCAGGACTGTCCTTGGTATGACCAAGGTTTCTGCAAGGACG GTCCTCTGTGTAAATACCGCCATGTCCCCAGAATAATGTGTCTCAACTATTTAGTTGGCTTCTGCCCTGAGGGACCCAAGTGCCAATTTGCTCA GGCTTTAAGTGATGTCCAGGTCAACACTACTTACGCCAGCGCTGCAGCTCTTTGGATAAACAGAGACAAATGTAAGGATCCAGAGGCCACTTCCAATGACTGTTACTATCTTTTGCCTCTACAGatcattctctttttgttttataagtttAGAAATAAGAGTATTAAGCACAATGAGAAGTTTGTTTCACTTTCTTCAGTCTCTGTTCACTAA
- the CPSF4L gene encoding putative cleavage and polyadenylation specificity factor subunit 4-like protein isoform X2 yields the protein MVVCKHWLRGLCKKGDHCKFLHQYDLTRMPECYFYSKFGDCSNKECPFLHVKPAFKSQDCPWYDQGFCKDGPLCKYRHVPRIMCLNYLVGFCPEGPKCQFAQVLKYEICSRLAQSMLMSRRWEGESLAVIVSLSTSLSPKMNLLLNPSYMKPCLTA from the exons ATGGTGGTGTGCAAGCACTGGCTCCGGGGGCTGTGCAAGAAGGGTGATCACTGCAAGTTCCTGCACCAGTATGACCTCACCAGGATGCCTGAGTGCTACTTCTACTCCAAGTTTG GTGACTGCAGCAACAAGGAGTGTCCCTTCCTCCATGTGAAGCCAGCTTTCAAGTCCCAGGACTGTCCTTGGTATGACCAAGGTTTCTGCAAGGACG GTCCTCTGTGTAAATACCGCCATGTCCCCAGAATAATGTGTCTCAACTATTTAGTTGGCTTCTGCCCTGAGGGACCCAAGTGCCAATTTGCTCA GGTTCTGAAATATGAAATCTGCAGCAGGCTGGCGCAGAGCATGTTAATGAGCAGAAGATGGGAGGGCGAGAGCTTGGCTGTAATCGTCTCTCTCTCCACTTCCCTTAGTCCCAAGATGAATCTTTTACTCAACCCGAGTTACATGAAG CCTTGCTTAACAGCCTAA
- the CPSF4L gene encoding putative cleavage and polyadenylation specificity factor subunit 4-like protein isoform X4: MVVCKHWLRGLCKKGDHCKFLHQYDLTRMPECYFYSKFGDCSNKECPFLHVKPAFKSQDCPWYDQGFCKDGPLCKYRHVPRIMCLNYLVGFCPEGPKCQFAHPKMNLLLNPSYMKPCLTA, translated from the exons ATGGTGGTGTGCAAGCACTGGCTCCGGGGGCTGTGCAAGAAGGGTGATCACTGCAAGTTCCTGCACCAGTATGACCTCACCAGGATGCCTGAGTGCTACTTCTACTCCAAGTTTG GTGACTGCAGCAACAAGGAGTGTCCCTTCCTCCATGTGAAGCCAGCTTTCAAGTCCCAGGACTGTCCTTGGTATGACCAAGGTTTCTGCAAGGACG GTCCTCTGTGTAAATACCGCCATGTCCCCAGAATAATGTGTCTCAACTATTTAGTTGGCTTCTGCCCTGAGGGACCCAAGTGCCAATTTGCTCA TCCCAAGATGAATCTTTTACTCAACCCGAGTTACATGAAG CCTTGCTTAACAGCCTAA
- the CPSF4L gene encoding putative cleavage and polyadenylation specificity factor subunit 4-like protein isoform X3: protein MVVCKHWLRGLCKKGDHCKFLHQYDLTRMPECYFYSKFGDCSNKECPFLHVKPAFKSQDCPWYDQGFCKDGPLCKYRHVPRIMCLNYLVGFCPEGPKCQFAQVLKYEICSRLAQSMLMSRRWEGESLAVIVSLSTSLSPKMNLLLNPSYMKGFK from the exons ATGGTGGTGTGCAAGCACTGGCTCCGGGGGCTGTGCAAGAAGGGTGATCACTGCAAGTTCCTGCACCAGTATGACCTCACCAGGATGCCTGAGTGCTACTTCTACTCCAAGTTTG GTGACTGCAGCAACAAGGAGTGTCCCTTCCTCCATGTGAAGCCAGCTTTCAAGTCCCAGGACTGTCCTTGGTATGACCAAGGTTTCTGCAAGGACG GTCCTCTGTGTAAATACCGCCATGTCCCCAGAATAATGTGTCTCAACTATTTAGTTGGCTTCTGCCCTGAGGGACCCAAGTGCCAATTTGCTCA GGTTCTGAAATATGAAATCTGCAGCAGGCTGGCGCAGAGCATGTTAATGAGCAGAAGATGGGAGGGCGAGAGCTTGGCTGTAATCGTCTCTCTCTCCACTTCCCTTAGTCCCAAGATGAATCTTTTACTCAACCCGAGTTACATGAAG GGCTTTAAGTGA
- the CPSF4L gene encoding putative cleavage and polyadenylation specificity factor subunit 4-like protein isoform X5: MVVCKHWLRGLCKKGDHCKFLHQYDLTRMPECYFYSKFGDCSNKECPFLHVKPAFKSQDCPWYDQGFCKDGPLCKYRHVPRIMCLNYLVGFCPEGPKCQFAHPKMNLLLNPSYMKGFK, translated from the exons ATGGTGGTGTGCAAGCACTGGCTCCGGGGGCTGTGCAAGAAGGGTGATCACTGCAAGTTCCTGCACCAGTATGACCTCACCAGGATGCCTGAGTGCTACTTCTACTCCAAGTTTG GTGACTGCAGCAACAAGGAGTGTCCCTTCCTCCATGTGAAGCCAGCTTTCAAGTCCCAGGACTGTCCTTGGTATGACCAAGGTTTCTGCAAGGACG GTCCTCTGTGTAAATACCGCCATGTCCCCAGAATAATGTGTCTCAACTATTTAGTTGGCTTCTGCCCTGAGGGACCCAAGTGCCAATTTGCTCA TCCCAAGATGAATCTTTTACTCAACCCGAGTTACATGAAG GGCTTTAAGTGA
- the CPSF4L gene encoding putative cleavage and polyadenylation specificity factor subunit 4-like protein isoform X6 has protein sequence MVVCKHWLRGLCKKGDHCKFLHQYDLTRMPECYFYSKFGDCSNKECPFLHVKPAFKSQDCPWYDQGFCKDGPLCKYRHVPRIMCLNYLVGFCPEGPKCQFAHLA, from the exons ATGGTGGTGTGCAAGCACTGGCTCCGGGGGCTGTGCAAGAAGGGTGATCACTGCAAGTTCCTGCACCAGTATGACCTCACCAGGATGCCTGAGTGCTACTTCTACTCCAAGTTTG GTGACTGCAGCAACAAGGAGTGTCCCTTCCTCCATGTGAAGCCAGCTTTCAAGTCCCAGGACTGTCCTTGGTATGACCAAGGTTTCTGCAAGGACG GTCCTCTGTGTAAATACCGCCATGTCCCCAGAATAATGTGTCTCAACTATTTAGTTGGCTTCTGCCCTGAGGGACCCAAGTGCCAATTTGCTCA CCTTGCTTAA